In Bacteroides coprosuis DSM 18011, the following are encoded in one genomic region:
- a CDS encoding NAD(P)H dehydrogenase (quinone) (COGs: COG2249 Putative NADPH-quinone reductase (modulator of drug activity B)~InterPro IPR003680~KEGG: cbi:CLJ_B0889 flavodoxin-like fold domain protein~PFAM: Flavodoxin-like fold~SPTR: Flavodoxin-like fold domain protein;~IMG reference gene:2504107215~PFAM: Flavodoxin-like fold) — translation MTLIIYAHPWEGSFNHAILTEVITKLSTAGKSYQVVDLNGENFNPVLTKNELAIYNHGEYSDPLVGKYQSLLKEADEVIFIFPIWWGTMPAILRGFFDKVLLVNFSHNYQNGWTPLLDITKTVVITTSQSPTEHFRSSIEGGFIHGTLEVVGFKNPTWLNCDNASLGTDEHRHQFIKEVIKSI, via the coding sequence ATGACACTAATCATTTATGCTCATCCTTGGGAGGGTAGCTTTAACCATGCTATTCTTACAGAAGTTATAACAAAGCTAAGTACAGCCGGAAAATCTTATCAAGTAGTTGATTTAAATGGCGAAAACTTTAATCCTGTTCTTACCAAAAATGAATTGGCAATTTATAATCATGGCGAATACTCTGATCCGCTAGTTGGCAAATATCAATCTTTGTTGAAAGAAGCTGATGAGGTTATTTTTATTTTCCCTATTTGGTGGGGTACTATGCCTGCTATCTTACGCGGTTTCTTTGATAAAGTGCTTTTGGTGAATTTCTCACACAATTATCAAAATGGCTGGACTCCCTTATTGGATATTACCAAAACAGTTGTTATTACCACTAGCCAAAGCCCAACAGAGCATTTTAGATCTTCTATTGAGGGTGGGTTTATTCATGGCACTTTAGAGGTGGTGGGTTTTAAAAATCCTACTTGGTTAAACTGTGATAATGCAAGTTTGGGTACAGACGAGCATCGTCACCAATTTATTAAAGAAGTGATAAAATCTATTTAA
- a CDS encoding hypothetical protein (KEGG: cbk:CLL_A2079 hypothetical protein~SPTR: Putative uncharacterized protein;~IMG reference gene:2504107216) has product MTLNQTDLYNFDEVLANTRIDKFGRLREYYKLQDGKVVDFSLELFYEPPTQPNDLRIIYYEDEYGNDKYEVYCQNTRDGWHPIPKNLNSISADKLKEYKRIFKEKYHKIPSDIYHFINLMQKSGEEFNSSRQLNFFSIKDVICKQISNITIRWSFERFRQKMGEEREEVLLNGFT; this is encoded by the coding sequence ATGACATTAAATCAAACTGACTTATACAATTTTGACGAAGTGCTAGCCAATACTCGTATTGATAAATTTGGGAGGTTAAGAGAGTACTATAAGCTACAAGATGGGAAAGTAGTAGATTTTTCTCTTGAATTGTTTTATGAACCACCTACTCAGCCTAATGATTTGAGGATTATCTATTATGAGGATGAATATGGCAATGATAAGTATGAGGTTTATTGCCAAAATACACGAGATGGCTGGCATCCTATTCCAAAAAATCTCAATTCGATATCTGCTGATAAATTAAAAGAGTACAAACGTATTTTTAAAGAAAAATACCATAAGATTCCATCTGATATTTATCACTTTATCAATCTAATGCAAAAGAGTGGGGAAGAGTTTAACTCTTCTAGGCAACTTAATTTCTTTAGTATCAAAGATGTTATTTGTAAGCAGATCAGTAATATAACGATCCGTTGGAGTTTTGAACGATTTCGTCAAAAGATGGGAGAAGAACGGGAGGAGGTTCTGTTGAATGGATTTACATAA
- a CDS encoding hypothetical protein (KEGG: tad:TRIADDRAFT_61887 hypothetical protein~SPTR: Putative uncharacterized protein;~IMG reference gene:2504107217) yields MNLKKVNPNDIIHINLSTYLDQYGMLVEAHDTQKGIILNSSFEIVYRIPSKTAEFRMVFYGNEKGKDAYKMYFRRPKMPWILISGNYPMSQASRNRIEVYKALLHKHFLLSASRKCKDYLAIAKNGEVYMEGVDNCLRISSMDKALNRKCVLDVCSNYK; encoded by the coding sequence ATGAATCTCAAGAAAGTAAACCCCAATGATATCATTCATATCAATCTATCTACTTATCTAGATCAATATGGCATGCTAGTCGAAGCTCATGATACACAGAAAGGTATCATATTGAATTCTAGTTTTGAGATTGTTTATCGTATTCCTTCAAAGACTGCTGAGTTTAGAATGGTGTTTTATGGAAATGAAAAAGGAAAGGATGCCTATAAAATGTATTTTCGCAGACCAAAAATGCCTTGGATATTGATCAGTGGTAACTATCCAATGAGTCAGGCTTCTCGTAATCGAATAGAAGTATATAAGGCTTTATTGCATAAACATTTTTTACTATCAGCATCTAGAAAGTGTAAAGATTATCTTGCTATAGCAAAGAATGGTGAGGTCTATATGGAGGGTGTTGACAACTGTCTTCGTATTTCTAGTATGGATAAAGCTTTAAATCGTAAATGTGTATTAGATGTTTGTAGTAATTATAAGTAA
- a CDS encoding Two component regulator three Y domain-containing protein (InterPro IPR011110:IPR011123~KEGG: fjo:Fjoh_1559 two component regulator~PFAM: Two component regulator three Y; Two component regulator propeller~SPTR: Putative uncharacterized protein;~IMG reference gene:2504107218~PFAM: Y_Y_Y domain; Two component regulator propeller) has protein sequence MNRLYYLILLLLTLIPLKVHSWNDKIINYRHDEYNAGFQNWMIKQHHQGWIYFANNEGLLEFDGVFWDLHEIPNTMVRSLFIEQDTIYVGGSSEFGFFIPNEIGSLTYHTLTNQTKDWSGEVWNIVSIDSYIYFITDGYVHKFNPRSLTVQTSRFDFKIDCSTVYQNKLYLGTIGGVYQVDLMDLKAHLVAGSNSLGEEKISALIADGDRLIVVTQYKGLFTLKDNKLIPHATINTYLANKYPLFSASKNKNILAVGTVNSGICLFDEQNPKLFKNYDSYTGLNNNTVLSTFFDQDGNLWLGMDKGISYIELDSPIQPMFSTISPIGTGYCSKMYNGNLYLGTNQGLYLYNNGKPTLVNGAEGQIWSINEIGKELLIAGDNGITILNAKNKESYHISKRGVWEVKAIRTNPNYLLYATYSGICALKRVNGKWVYSHVVEGCGDSTAGFIEDINPQTFWYVNSHKQIERITLDDDFRRVIDRKVYQMSDTIVDKFKTLQYIDNRLIACSNYGILEYSRVTDSFHPSEQLESILDGKREYRYLYVDTLKNIWYVTHKELKFLEYKEGHYAKRPINLGMSYQLINGYQNVELIHPQSALIAVENGFIKAEIDHLDKVAQPIKAFIHSIVVEKENELVYYRNKETSYNLQLSYQQNTIAVNYGALAIKDYGNILYSFRLENDDKEWCKPISITKKEYTNLKEGTYTFEVAVVDEQGNHLSNTASVTFTIAPPWFRSIWAYIGYFILLVGLFYLVYQRITLSKRLELINQRKKHQAITKLKDQRIIELQNENLKNKVEYQSQELSGQMLHVISKNETLEKVRDEALKLSKAIDEKTQPNTLKQHIVRLIAMINHNLGGDDNFEAFQSNFDLVHRDFFRILDLKHPTLSRNDKVLCAYLYMNLISKEIAPLMNISVRGVEVNRYRLRKKLGLEREENLTEYLQSLIQENSLNNPSTEEK, from the coding sequence ATGAATAGATTATACTATCTCATCCTCTTACTTCTAACTCTAATCCCGCTAAAGGTACATAGCTGGAATGATAAAATCATAAATTATCGTCACGACGAATATAATGCAGGATTCCAAAACTGGATGATAAAGCAACATCATCAGGGCTGGATTTACTTTGCCAACAATGAAGGTCTTTTGGAGTTTGATGGTGTATTTTGGGATTTACACGAAATTCCAAATACCATGGTTCGCTCTCTTTTTATAGAACAAGATACAATTTATGTAGGAGGCAGTTCGGAATTTGGCTTTTTTATCCCTAATGAAATAGGCTCATTAACTTATCATACCCTGACAAATCAAACCAAAGATTGGTCGGGAGAAGTATGGAATATTGTAAGTATAGATAGTTACATCTATTTTATAACCGATGGATATGTACACAAATTTAATCCCCGTTCACTTACCGTCCAAACTAGTCGGTTTGATTTCAAAATAGATTGCTCTACGGTATATCAAAACAAGCTCTACTTAGGAACCATAGGAGGAGTATACCAGGTAGATTTAATGGACTTGAAAGCTCATTTAGTGGCTGGCAGTAATAGCCTGGGAGAAGAGAAAATAAGTGCATTAATTGCCGATGGCGATAGATTAATAGTTGTAACACAATACAAAGGCTTATTTACTCTTAAAGATAATAAGTTAATACCTCATGCAACGATTAATACCTATTTGGCAAACAAGTATCCACTCTTTAGCGCTTCAAAAAACAAGAACATACTTGCTGTTGGTACAGTAAATAGTGGAATTTGCCTATTTGATGAGCAGAACCCTAAGCTATTCAAAAACTATGATTCGTATACAGGCCTAAATAACAACACGGTACTCAGTACTTTCTTTGATCAAGATGGGAATCTGTGGTTGGGAATGGATAAAGGTATTAGTTATATTGAGCTCGACTCTCCTATTCAGCCGATGTTCTCAACCATCTCACCTATCGGAACAGGATATTGCTCCAAGATGTATAATGGTAATCTCTATTTAGGAACAAATCAAGGGTTATACCTCTATAATAATGGCAAACCTACACTCGTAAATGGTGCAGAAGGACAGATTTGGTCAATCAACGAAATAGGTAAAGAGCTACTTATAGCAGGAGATAATGGCATTACCATACTAAATGCTAAAAATAAAGAATCGTATCACATCTCTAAACGAGGAGTTTGGGAGGTAAAAGCTATTCGTACAAACCCTAACTACCTACTCTATGCAACTTATAGCGGCATCTGTGCCTTAAAAAGGGTAAATGGCAAATGGGTGTATTCTCATGTTGTTGAGGGTTGTGGGGATTCAACAGCTGGATTTATTGAAGATATTAATCCACAAACTTTTTGGTATGTCAACTCACATAAACAAATTGAAAGAATAACTCTCGATGATGATTTTAGACGGGTTATTGATCGAAAAGTGTACCAAATGAGTGATACCATCGTTGACAAGTTTAAAACACTACAATATATCGATAACCGATTGATAGCTTGTTCTAACTATGGAATATTGGAGTATAGCAGAGTTACAGACTCTTTTCACCCTAGCGAGCAATTGGAATCTATACTTGATGGAAAAAGAGAGTATCGCTATCTGTATGTAGATACGCTGAAAAACATCTGGTATGTTACGCATAAAGAACTCAAGTTTTTGGAGTATAAAGAGGGGCATTATGCCAAACGACCTATAAACTTAGGAATGTCTTACCAATTGATAAATGGATATCAGAATGTGGAGCTTATCCATCCACAATCGGCTTTGATTGCTGTGGAAAATGGATTTATTAAAGCCGAGATAGACCATTTAGATAAGGTGGCTCAACCCATTAAAGCTTTTATACATAGTATTGTTGTAGAAAAAGAAAATGAACTAGTTTATTATCGAAATAAAGAAACATCCTATAATCTTCAACTGAGTTACCAACAAAATACTATTGCTGTAAACTACGGAGCACTAGCTATCAAAGATTATGGAAATATTTTATATAGCTTTCGATTGGAAAACGATGATAAAGAGTGGTGCAAACCCATATCCATCACCAAAAAAGAATACACCAACCTGAAAGAGGGTACTTACACCTTTGAGGTTGCTGTAGTAGATGAACAAGGCAACCACTTGAGTAATACAGCCTCAGTAACTTTTACCATTGCTCCTCCGTGGTTTCGTAGTATATGGGCATATATTGGGTACTTTATTCTGCTAGTAGGTCTATTCTATTTAGTCTATCAAAGGATAACACTTAGTAAGCGTCTAGAACTTATCAATCAAAGAAAGAAACACCAGGCGATAACAAAGTTGAAAGATCAAAGAATTATCGAACTTCAAAATGAAAATCTTAAAAACAAAGTAGAGTATCAATCGCAAGAATTATCGGGGCAAATGCTTCATGTGATTAGTAAGAATGAAACTCTTGAAAAGGTAAGAGATGAAGCTTTAAAACTCTCAAAAGCAATAGATGAAAAGACGCAGCCAAACACGTTAAAACAACATATTGTGAGGCTGATTGCTATGATTAATCATAACCTCGGCGGGGATGATAATTTTGAAGCTTTTCAATCGAATTTCGACTTGGTTCATCGTGATTTCTTTAGGATACTCGACTTAAAACACCCTACTTTAAGTAGAAATGATAAAGTACTTTGTGCTTATCTATACATGAATCTTATATCCAAAGAAATAGCTCCACTCATGAATATTTCTGTGCGAGGGGTAGAAGTAAATAGATATCGCTTACGAAAAAAACTAGGTTTAGAAAGAGAAGAAAATCTTACGGAATATCTTCAAAGTTTGATCCAAGAAAATAGCCTAAACAACCCTTCTACTGAAGAAAAATAA
- a CDS encoding TonB-dependent receptor plug (InterPro IPR012910:IPR000531~KEGG: pdi:BDI_3297 hypothetical protein~PFAM: TonB-dependent receptor, plug; TonB-dependent receptor, beta-barrel~SPTR: Putative uncharacterized protein;~IMG reference gene:2504107219~PFAM: TonB dependent receptor; TonB-dependent Receptor Plug Domain~TIGRFAM: TonB-dependent outer membrane receptor, SusC/RagA subfamily, signature region; TonB-linked outer membrane protein, SusC/RagA family) has translation MKENRSLTRLFSLFLVMLLSTFSALAQHFTVSGVVTDGKTGESLIGVSILEKGTTNGTITDLNGEFTLKVAPQSKLVITYIGYKPQEKTITESKRLDIKMVTDDLSLDEVVVVGYGIQKKSVVTAAISKVTGDELNVARPSRVEDALKGKVSGVQITQSSGQPGADSKVRIRGIGTVNNSDPLYIVDGMPVDGGINYLNPVDIQSIEILKDAASAAIYGARAANGVVLVTTKSGSEGKTSINYDFSYGWQNPWKKRSMLNAKEYMIIMNEAQLNDGNKPRYTAQDIATVGKGTDWQEETFNFDAPVQSHQLSIAGGSKKGNYFLSAGYFNQEGIVGGDYGKSNYERFSIRSNSTYNIFEAEDRQYLKKLTVGANMGYSRSHTTGVEANSEYGSILGSALAFNPLIPVYADDATAEQILKEHPNAVKDANGRVFSLPPSGFQEIANPVAMLNRPYSEKWNDDKFVATFWAELELLPMLKFKTSYGTDLAFWGMDGHHFPYYLASQNQFLDESYVTSQMHRGFKWQVENVLTYDQTFLDKHHLTVVLGQSAQKYKYRHLSGTDYNLLETDPGKANINSAIADRDKERVEGGTGGYDFTALASYFGRVDYNFDERYMMQLTLRRDGSSKFGPNHKWATFPAVSMGWNVLNEPYINRPEWFDSFKVRFSWGKNGNENIGNFRYASLMAGGQNYYFGGGYDVATDSKDGTMIYGTSPSNIPNPNIKWEESEQTDLGFDARFLDGALSLSFDYFVKKTNGMLMDQPIPSYVGQSAPMANVGDMKNSGIEFEIGWRHHIQDFNYNITANASYLKNELVKLGNASGEAIYESNATSGLGSFIKGKNGEVWPYFYGYKTAGIFQNWDEVNNYVNADGKIMQPNAQPGDVRFVDHNGDGVIDDNDKTKIGKGMPDWTFGLSIGADWRGLDFNMFWQGAAGNDIFDLSTRGDIPAMNRPAEMMDRWHGEGTSNSIPRMTTANPNSNWRSSDLFIKNGSYIRLKTVQLGYTLPKVWTKKAFIEKLRVYVSAENLLTITNHKGFDPEIATGSYDRIGVDRGIYPQSRTVSVGANISF, from the coding sequence ATGAAAGAAAACAGATCACTGACAAGATTATTTTCTCTATTTCTTGTCATGTTGCTCTCAACGTTTTCTGCATTAGCACAACACTTTACTGTAAGTGGTGTAGTGACTGATGGCAAAACAGGAGAGTCACTCATTGGCGTTTCTATTCTAGAAAAAGGAACTACCAATGGAACAATTACCGATTTAAATGGAGAGTTTACTTTAAAGGTAGCTCCACAATCTAAATTAGTGATAACTTATATAGGGTATAAACCCCAAGAAAAAACCATTACTGAATCCAAACGATTAGATATCAAAATGGTAACAGATGACCTTTCTCTAGATGAGGTTGTGGTTGTAGGTTATGGTATTCAAAAGAAAAGTGTAGTTACTGCTGCTATTAGTAAGGTAACTGGCGACGAACTAAATGTGGCTCGTCCTTCTCGTGTCGAAGATGCACTAAAGGGCAAAGTTTCGGGTGTGCAAATTACTCAAAGTTCGGGTCAACCAGGAGCTGATTCAAAAGTACGTATTCGTGGTATTGGTACGGTAAACAATAGTGATCCTCTTTATATTGTAGATGGTATGCCTGTTGATGGAGGTATCAATTATCTAAACCCTGTAGATATTCAATCTATTGAAATTTTGAAAGATGCTGCTTCAGCTGCAATTTATGGTGCTAGAGCTGCTAATGGTGTGGTTTTAGTAACTACAAAATCGGGTTCAGAGGGCAAAACAAGCATTAACTACGACTTTAGTTATGGCTGGCAAAACCCATGGAAAAAACGTTCTATGCTTAATGCTAAGGAGTATATGATTATCATGAATGAAGCTCAACTTAATGATGGTAACAAGCCTCGTTATACAGCACAAGATATAGCAACGGTAGGCAAAGGGACCGATTGGCAAGAAGAGACATTCAATTTTGATGCTCCCGTTCAGAGCCATCAGTTGAGTATTGCTGGTGGAAGCAAAAAGGGCAACTATTTTTTATCAGCTGGTTATTTCAATCAAGAGGGTATTGTAGGTGGTGATTATGGCAAATCCAATTATGAACGTTTCAGTATTCGTTCCAACTCAACTTACAATATATTTGAGGCAGAAGATAGACAATATCTAAAAAAACTTACTGTAGGAGCCAATATGGGGTATTCAAGAAGTCACACTACTGGTGTTGAAGCCAACTCAGAATATGGTTCTATTTTAGGTAGTGCGTTGGCTTTTAATCCTCTTATTCCTGTATATGCTGATGATGCTACTGCAGAACAAATTCTAAAGGAACATCCAAATGCAGTAAAAGATGCTAATGGTAGGGTGTTTTCTTTGCCTCCTAGTGGATTTCAAGAAATAGCTAACCCTGTAGCTATGCTTAATAGACCCTATAGTGAAAAATGGAATGACGATAAGTTTGTAGCTACTTTTTGGGCAGAATTAGAGTTACTTCCTATGTTGAAGTTTAAAACGAGTTATGGTACAGACCTTGCTTTTTGGGGTATGGATGGTCATCACTTCCCCTATTACCTAGCTTCTCAAAATCAATTTTTAGATGAGAGCTATGTAACTAGTCAAATGCACAGAGGTTTTAAATGGCAGGTTGAAAACGTGCTTACTTATGACCAAACTTTTTTAGATAAGCATCATTTAACCGTAGTACTCGGTCAGTCTGCTCAAAAATATAAATACCGTCACTTGAGTGGAACTGATTATAATTTACTAGAGACAGATCCAGGCAAGGCAAATATAAACTCGGCCATTGCCGATCGCGATAAAGAGCGTGTTGAAGGGGGTACAGGAGGTTATGACTTTACTGCTTTAGCTTCTTATTTTGGTAGAGTAGATTACAACTTTGATGAACGTTATATGATGCAGTTGACGCTTCGTAGAGATGGTTCCTCTAAGTTTGGTCCAAACCATAAGTGGGCTACTTTCCCTGCTGTATCTATGGGTTGGAACGTATTAAATGAACCTTATATCAATCGTCCCGAATGGTTTGATTCTTTCAAAGTACGTTTTAGCTGGGGTAAAAATGGTAATGAGAATATTGGAAACTTCCGTTATGCTTCATTAATGGCTGGTGGTCAGAACTACTATTTCGGTGGGGGTTATGATGTCGCTACTGATAGTAAAGATGGTACTATGATTTATGGTACATCCCCATCTAACATTCCAAATCCAAATATCAAATGGGAAGAGTCTGAGCAAACCGACTTAGGTTTTGATGCTCGTTTCTTGGATGGTGCTTTATCATTGAGTTTCGACTATTTCGTAAAGAAAACAAATGGTATGTTGATGGATCAGCCTATCCCTTCTTATGTAGGTCAGAGTGCTCCTATGGCAAACGTGGGGGATATGAAGAACTCGGGTATTGAGTTTGAAATTGGTTGGAGACACCATATTCAAGATTTTAATTACAACATTACTGCAAATGCTTCTTATCTAAAGAATGAATTAGTAAAACTAGGAAATGCTAGTGGGGAAGCGATTTATGAATCCAATGCTACTTCTGGTTTAGGTAGCTTTATTAAAGGTAAGAATGGTGAAGTTTGGCCTTATTTTTATGGCTATAAAACAGCTGGTATTTTTCAAAACTGGGATGAGGTAAACAACTACGTAAATGCGGATGGAAAAATAATGCAACCCAATGCTCAGCCTGGTGATGTGCGTTTCGTTGATCACAATGGTGATGGCGTAATTGATGATAATGATAAAACAAAGATTGGTAAAGGTATGCCCGATTGGACATTCGGTTTAAGTATCGGGGCAGATTGGAGAGGACTAGATTTTAATATGTTCTGGCAAGGTGCTGCGGGTAATGATATCTTCGATTTATCTACTCGTGGTGATATACCAGCTATGAATCGACCAGCAGAAATGATGGATCGTTGGCACGGAGAAGGCACTTCTAATTCTATACCAAGAATGACTACTGCTAATCCAAACTCCAACTGGCGTTCTTCAGATTTGTTTATCAAGAATGGTTCATACATTCGCTTAAAAACAGTTCAATTGGGTTATACACTTCCTAAAGTATGGACAAAGAAAGCATTTATTGAAAAACTAAGAGTATATGTTTCAGCAGAAAACTTGTTGACGATCACAAATCATAAAGGCTTTGATCCAGAAATTGCAACAGGTAGCTATGATCGTATCGGTGTAGATAGAGGTATTTACCCTCAATCTCGTACAGTATCTGTTGGTGCAAACATATCATTCTAA
- a CDS encoding RagB/SusD domain-containing protein (InterPro IPR012944~KEGG: pdi:BDI_3298 hypothetical protein~PFAM: RagB/SusD~SPTR: Putative uncharacterized protein;~IMG reference gene:2504107220~PFAM: SusD family): MKKINIGILSLFLAGGLVMSSCGDSFLTASSTEQQEAGSAATEGAILSNLASTYQVLLFDSYANNNYNSILLMSDLRSDDIFKGGGDAGDQNQLYKLSQFASSSAETIDGLWSIYFTGLARANNAIISCKNAVEVDNNKLVQYNAEAHFLRAYYVHLLWKFWGNIPFFEEPLATPPYMTKQLAADEIYEKIMADLEVACEDGSLPMKMTGDNLGKASRAAALMLKARVVLYQKDVNKYAEVTKDMADIIQSGEFKLFKDFDAMWEDENEFCEESVFESNQMPEGKSWASGWSGYGTNYPAFISPNDLKDPKGVFKGGWGFAPVRPAAYEMYEKGDLRREGSINAWEEGSYVGRFQNTGYFMRKYAARVGYNKAPYDVDLNYSNNVRIFRYAEVLLNYAELVKIQGQAEVGGVSAQKCLDDVRERAFGKANSIPATPENIKLERRREFLGEGMRFWDLVRWGDAETVLTESLPEYNSERKFEDWMKYIPIPQGEMEKTKGTDYELVQNGQWK; the protein is encoded by the coding sequence ATGAAAAAAATAAATATAGGTATCTTATCACTCTTCTTAGCAGGAGGCTTAGTAATGAGTAGCTGTGGAGATAGCTTTCTTACCGCTTCTTCAACAGAACAACAAGAGGCAGGTTCAGCAGCCACTGAAGGTGCAATTTTATCCAACTTGGCATCCACTTATCAAGTTCTATTATTTGATAGTTATGCTAATAATAATTATAACAGTATTCTTTTAATGTCCGATCTTCGTTCGGATGATATCTTCAAAGGTGGTGGAGATGCAGGAGATCAAAACCAGCTGTATAAGTTATCACAGTTTGCTTCTTCTTCAGCCGAGACTATAGATGGCTTGTGGAGTATTTACTTTACAGGTTTAGCTCGTGCAAATAACGCCATTATATCTTGCAAAAATGCAGTAGAGGTAGATAATAATAAATTGGTGCAATACAATGCTGAAGCTCATTTTCTTCGTGCATACTATGTACACTTATTATGGAAGTTTTGGGGAAACATTCCTTTCTTTGAAGAACCTTTGGCTACGCCTCCTTATATGACTAAACAACTTGCTGCTGACGAAATCTATGAAAAGATTATGGCAGACTTGGAAGTGGCTTGTGAAGATGGATCCCTTCCTATGAAAATGACAGGTGATAATCTAGGTAAGGCTTCTAGGGCAGCCGCATTAATGCTAAAAGCTCGTGTAGTACTCTACCAAAAAGATGTAAATAAATATGCTGAAGTAACCAAAGACATGGCTGATATTATTCAAAGTGGAGAATTCAAATTATTCAAAGACTTTGATGCTATGTGGGAAGATGAAAATGAATTCTGCGAAGAATCTGTTTTTGAAAGTAACCAGATGCCCGAAGGTAAAAGTTGGGCAAGTGGATGGAGTGGTTATGGAACAAACTACCCAGCATTCATATCTCCAAATGATTTAAAAGACCCTAAAGGGGTGTTTAAGGGAGGTTGGGGTTTTGCTCCAGTTCGTCCTGCTGCATATGAAATGTACGAAAAAGGAGACTTACGTCGTGAAGGTTCTATCAATGCTTGGGAAGAAGGTTCTTATGTGGGTAGATTCCAAAATACGGGCTACTTTATGCGTAAATATGCTGCTCGTGTAGGTTACAATAAAGCTCCTTATGATGTAGATTTGAATTATAGTAACAATGTTCGCATCTTCCGTTATGCTGAGGTATTACTAAATTATGCTGAACTAGTAAAAATACAAGGACAGGCAGAAGTGGGTGGTGTGTCTGCTCAAAAATGCTTGGACGATGTACGTGAAAGAGCCTTTGGTAAAGCCAATTCTATTCCTGCTACTCCTGAGAATATCAAACTAGAACGTCGTCGTGAATTTTTAGGTGAAGGGATGCGTTTCTGGGACTTAGTCCGTTGGGGAGATGCAGAAACAGTTCTGACAGAAAGCTTGCCAGAGTATAACTCTGAAAGAAAATTTGAAGATTGGATGAAATATATTCCTATTCCTCAAGGTGAAATGGAAAAGACAAAAGGAACTGATTATGAATTGGTTCAAAATGGTCAATGGAAATGA